In Paenibacillus sonchi, a single genomic region encodes these proteins:
- a CDS encoding glycoside hydrolase family 43 protein: protein MKNRTFISLVSLSLITACSSNTPEFRNVSVHDPSVIKVAETYYVFGSHLASAKSKDLMSWTRLSSGVDDGNVLIPNVTEELSETLSWAQSDTLWAPDVIQLSDGKFYMYYDACRGDSPLSAMGIAVSDKIEGPYKDKGIILRSGMAGTGDDGEIYDAAVKPNVVDPDVFFDKGGKLWMVYGSYSGGIFILGLDPRTGFPLPDQGYGKKLLGGNHARIEGPYMLYSPETGYYYLFLSYGGLDANGGYNIRVARSKNPDGPFEDSEGKAMIDAQGTPGKLFDDPAYSPYGMKLMGSFQFMNTEDDPEASGTGYVSPGHNSAYYDDKSGQYYLIFHTRFPDRGEEHEVRVHQMFMNKEGWPVVAPHRYSGDKIGKYTAKEISGGYAFINHGKDITADIAGSEPIELTVDGKITGAVAGTWKLAGDHSAELTIDGVMYSGVFLREWSEAAGSQVMTFTAASAEGVSLGKPRVGNYTMSKNA, encoded by the coding sequence ATGAAAAACAGAACTTTTATATCATTGGTCTCGTTATCCCTGATCACTGCATGCAGCAGCAATACTCCGGAATTCCGTAATGTCTCCGTTCATGATCCGTCTGTAATCAAGGTTGCTGAAACTTATTATGTGTTCGGCTCCCACCTGGCCTCCGCCAAATCCAAAGATCTGATGTCCTGGACCCGGCTCTCTTCAGGTGTGGACGACGGGAATGTGCTTATCCCCAACGTAACTGAGGAATTAAGCGAAACCCTTAGCTGGGCCCAGTCTGACACGCTGTGGGCGCCTGATGTCATTCAGCTCTCTGACGGAAAATTCTATATGTATTATGATGCCTGCAGAGGAGATTCCCCGCTGTCGGCGATGGGGATTGCTGTTTCCGACAAGATTGAAGGGCCGTACAAGGACAAGGGAATTATTCTCAGATCCGGCATGGCTGGCACCGGGGATGACGGAGAAATATATGATGCCGCAGTGAAGCCGAATGTGGTGGACCCTGATGTGTTTTTTGATAAGGGCGGCAAGCTGTGGATGGTCTACGGCTCCTATTCCGGGGGGATTTTTATTCTTGGGCTGGACCCGAGGACAGGGTTCCCGCTGCCGGATCAGGGTTATGGCAAGAAGCTGCTTGGCGGCAACCATGCGAGGATTGAAGGCCCGTATATGCTGTACAGTCCTGAAACCGGTTACTACTATTTGTTCCTTTCTTATGGCGGACTTGATGCGAACGGCGGATATAATATCCGTGTTGCCCGCTCCAAGAATCCGGATGGGCCGTTCGAAGACTCGGAAGGCAAAGCTATGATCGATGCGCAAGGCACACCAGGTAAACTGTTCGATGATCCGGCGTACTCTCCATACGGAATGAAGCTGATGGGCAGCTTCCAATTCATGAATACAGAGGATGACCCGGAGGCCAGCGGTACAGGATATGTCTCCCCAGGCCACAATTCGGCCTATTACGATGATAAGAGCGGACAATATTATCTTATTTTCCATACCCGTTTTCCAGACAGGGGAGAGGAGCATGAAGTGCGTGTTCATCAAATGTTCATGAATAAGGAAGGATGGCCGGTTGTCGCTCCGCACCGCTACAGCGGGGATAAAATCGGAAAGTACACGGCTAAGGAAATCAGCGGCGGGTATGCCTTCATTAATCACGGCAAGGATATCACGGCTGACATTGCGGGATCAGAGCCAATTGAACTCACCGTTGACGGGAAGATCACGGGTGCGGTTGCCGGAACCTGGAAGCTGGCCGGGGATCATTCAGCTGAGCTGACTATTGACGGAGTCATGTACAGCGGAGTATTCCTGCGGGAATGGAGTGAAGCCGCCGGCAGTCAGGTAATGACATTTACAGCAGCTTCGGCAGAAGGTGTCTCTCTGGGGAAGCCAAGAGTAGGAAATTATACAATGTCAAAAAATGCGTAG
- a CDS encoding Gfo/Idh/MocA family protein — MSSHKHTIVIVGYGGMGSYHTQLIEENGRLEVAGTFDLLAERRSASEAAGYTAYASYEEVLADPKVGTILIATPNDVHKEIALAAFRAGKHVICEKPVAMSSDEFIEMTQAAESAGRVLMVHQNRRWDEDFRVIKEMYDHGTIGSLFQLESRVHGANGIPGDWRHVKAQGGGMLLDWGVHLLDQLLFMIDSKVASVSSSLSFILGNEVDDGFEAVLQFENGVKAIVEVGTTNFITLPRWYVKGTEGTGVIEDWSLTGRIVTRNQESEKLEPTPIRAGVGLTKTMAPPSEGATITEALPPAAELASSFYTNFADVIEGAAEPIVKNPEVLRVLKLIEAIFAAAETNQTIKDFDLY, encoded by the coding sequence ATGAGTTCACACAAGCATACGATCGTCATCGTTGGTTATGGCGGAATGGGAAGCTATCACACACAATTGATTGAGGAGAATGGCCGGCTGGAGGTGGCCGGAACATTCGATCTGCTCGCAGAACGGCGCAGTGCTTCCGAGGCAGCGGGGTATACCGCCTATGCCAGCTATGAAGAAGTTCTGGCAGATCCGAAGGTTGGAACCATACTGATTGCAACGCCTAACGATGTGCATAAGGAAATCGCTCTCGCTGCGTTCAGAGCCGGCAAGCATGTAATCTGCGAGAAGCCGGTCGCGATGTCCTCGGATGAGTTCATTGAAATGACTCAGGCGGCTGAATCAGCGGGACGTGTGCTGATGGTCCATCAGAACCGGCGGTGGGATGAGGACTTCAGGGTCATCAAGGAAATGTACGACCACGGAACGATTGGTTCATTGTTCCAGCTTGAATCCCGTGTCCACGGGGCCAATGGCATACCCGGCGACTGGCGTCATGTGAAGGCTCAGGGCGGCGGCATGCTGCTGGACTGGGGCGTTCATCTCCTGGATCAGCTGCTGTTCATGATTGACAGCAAGGTGGCCAGTGTGAGCAGCAGCTTGAGCTTCATTCTGGGGAATGAAGTGGACGACGGCTTCGAGGCCGTCCTGCAGTTTGAGAATGGCGTCAAAGCTATCGTTGAAGTAGGCACGACGAATTTTATTACCCTGCCTAGATGGTATGTCAAGGGGACGGAAGGCACAGGAGTTATTGAAGACTGGTCCTTAACGGGACGAATCGTCACCCGCAACCAGGAAAGCGAAAAACTGGAGCCTACTCCAATCCGCGCCGGTGTGGGTCTGACCAAAACGATGGCGCCTCCGTCAGAGGGAGCAACAATAACTGAAGCTTTGCCGCCAGCTGCAGAGCTGGCCTCCAGCTTTTATACCAATTTTGCCGATGTCATTGAAGGCGCGGCTGAGCCCATTGTCAAAAATCCCGAGGTGCTGCGCGTGCTGAAGCTGATCGAAGCGATATTTGCGGCAGCGGAAACCAATCAGACCATTAAGGACTTCGATTTGTATTGA
- a CDS encoding helix-turn-helix transcriptional regulator yields the protein MSTQTRLQALSDFLKARRAAISPASAGLPQGTRRRTPGLRREEVAQLAGVSNTWYTWLEQGRDIKVSPSVLDCIAGALQLTKDERSYLFALALENGSGAAPYPPQAEHSVINSSLQKILHELTNCPTIISDRRCNIVGWNDAAAHVFLDFAKLPPEERNMISLLFVRKEFKRLAVNWQQFVRGYLSIFRAYYGQYVEDRWYDDFIAEMKERHPEFHPLWEESRVSSAPDVVLEFRHAKAGKMLFHLTSLQVHGSTDLRCSIYTPAGDSNTEAKLRQLMEQQV from the coding sequence ATGTCTACCCAGACAAGGCTTCAGGCGTTATCGGATTTTTTAAAAGCCCGGCGTGCAGCGATTTCTCCAGCTTCCGCCGGATTGCCCCAGGGCACGCGCAGGCGGACACCGGGCTTGCGGAGGGAAGAGGTGGCACAGCTGGCCGGAGTGAGCAATACCTGGTACACCTGGCTGGAGCAAGGCCGGGATATTAAGGTATCGCCATCTGTCCTGGATTGTATTGCTGGCGCATTGCAGCTGACCAAAGATGAACGCAGCTATTTATTTGCCCTTGCGCTGGAGAACGGGTCCGGGGCGGCTCCTTATCCGCCCCAGGCGGAGCACTCCGTAATCAATTCTTCCCTGCAGAAAATCCTCCACGAGCTGACCAACTGCCCGACCATTATTTCCGACCGCCGCTGCAACATTGTAGGCTGGAATGACGCTGCGGCGCATGTTTTTTTGGATTTCGCCAAGCTGCCGCCGGAGGAGCGGAATATGATCTCCCTATTGTTCGTGCGGAAGGAGTTCAAGCGCCTGGCTGTGAACTGGCAGCAGTTCGTCAGAGGATATCTATCCATATTTCGGGCCTATTACGGCCAATATGTGGAGGATCGCTGGTATGATGACTTCATCGCAGAGATGAAGGAGCGGCATCCGGAGTTCCATCCGCTGTGGGAGGAGAGCCGGGTCAGTTCTGCCCCGGATGTGGTCCTTGAATTCCGTCATGCCAAAGCAGGAAAAATGCTGTTCCATTTGACCTCGCTTCAAGTTCACGGCAGTACGGATCTGCGGTGCAGCATCTATACCCCGGCAGGGGATTCCAATACCGAAGCCAAGCTCAGGCAGCTGATGGAACAGCAGGTTTAG
- a CDS encoding citrate synthase/methylcitrate synthase, whose amino-acid sequence MAKVTGLEGVVAGETDIGLVDGERGYLVYRGYWAKELAVTRCYEEVAFLLWNGYLPSAVELEQLKNEMAASRKLPEYIRRIIELLPASVPMMLVLQSTVAALGEQGNTAWPPAQREAVRLAAILPTIIAYRYRTLNGLTPLEPLPELGHAANYLYMLTGEKPTEAHVKALSAYQILCMEHGMNASTFAARVVLSTESDMYASVAGAIGAMKGPLHGGAPYEVISMLEAIGSKERAEPWLRNALENGNKLMGFGHRIYKTKDPRAEALQIATQEMIGTDPSFDLALHVEAAAIRLLEEYKPGRRLFTNVEFYAAAILKALELSPDIFTPTFTAGRIIGWTAHIMEQAANNRIFRPQSIYTGAMPRNEF is encoded by the coding sequence ATGGCAAAAGTGACCGGATTAGAAGGCGTAGTTGCAGGAGAAACCGACATCGGATTGGTCGATGGGGAGAGGGGGTATCTGGTATACCGGGGGTATTGGGCTAAAGAGCTTGCAGTGACACGTTGCTACGAAGAAGTGGCCTTTTTACTGTGGAACGGGTACTTGCCATCAGCGGTGGAGCTGGAGCAGTTGAAGAACGAAATGGCCGCCTCCCGTAAGCTGCCTGAGTATATCCGGCGGATCATTGAACTGCTGCCCGCTTCCGTTCCGATGATGCTGGTGCTGCAAAGTACGGTTGCCGCCCTGGGAGAACAGGGGAATACTGCTTGGCCGCCGGCACAAAGGGAGGCGGTAAGACTTGCAGCTATCCTGCCGACCATTATTGCTTACAGATACCGTACACTGAACGGCTTAACACCTCTGGAACCGTTGCCGGAACTAGGCCATGCCGCCAATTACTTATACATGCTGACCGGAGAAAAACCAACGGAGGCCCATGTGAAGGCACTCAGTGCTTATCAGATTTTGTGCATGGAGCACGGCATGAATGCTTCAACCTTCGCTGCCCGCGTGGTGCTGTCTACCGAATCGGATATGTATGCATCAGTCGCCGGAGCGATCGGAGCGATGAAAGGCCCGCTGCACGGCGGAGCGCCTTATGAGGTGATCTCCATGCTTGAGGCTATCGGAAGCAAGGAGCGGGCAGAGCCGTGGCTGCGCAATGCTCTGGAGAACGGAAACAAGCTTATGGGCTTCGGCCACCGGATCTATAAGACCAAAGATCCGCGCGCAGAAGCGCTTCAGATTGCAACACAGGAAATGATCGGTACAGATCCTTCCTTTGATCTGGCACTGCATGTGGAGGCTGCTGCTATCCGTCTCCTTGAAGAATATAAGCCTGGACGCCGGCTGTTCACCAATGTCGAATTTTATGCCGCCGCTATTCTGAAGGCACTTGAGCTTTCGCCTGATATTTTCACACCTACCTTCACTGCCGGCAGAATCATCGGCTGGACCGCTCATATTATGGAACAGGCCGCCAATAACCGGATTTTCCGTCCGCAATCCATCTACACGGGAGCTATGCCCCGGAATGAATTCTAG
- a CDS encoding phosphotransferase family protein: MESFTKVKLDDRQLRALAASTFGTDTDIISSKELTGGFFNAAYDLELSDGRSVILKVAPAAETETLSYEKDIMRAEVEALRLVLAAGTVPVPAVYGFDESLKLIPSPFFFMEKVEGYPYIEVKESLQDEVRVSIERELGRYQRLINGIKGERFGLFGQPPDTAARTWRETFTAMIHNVLDDGQRLGAVLPASYDEIKQGLEKFLPALEEVTEPRLIHWDLWNGNIFVKDGVIVSIIDWERALWGDVLMEYYFRHFENSPAFFEGYGATFDSPNERLRIRLYDLYLDLILVIECYSRQYKDENHIRWAFENLQETLKEFVGHDNIKV; this comes from the coding sequence ATGGAAAGCTTCACCAAGGTCAAATTGGATGATCGGCAGCTTAGAGCCTTAGCAGCAAGCACTTTTGGAACAGACACAGACATCATCAGCAGCAAGGAGCTGACGGGCGGCTTTTTTAATGCAGCTTATGATCTTGAACTATCGGACGGCAGATCTGTAATATTGAAGGTTGCGCCCGCAGCAGAGACGGAAACACTGAGCTACGAAAAAGACATCATGCGCGCCGAGGTAGAGGCACTGCGCCTGGTTCTGGCTGCGGGCACTGTGCCCGTTCCGGCGGTTTACGGCTTTGATGAGAGTCTGAAATTGATTCCAAGCCCGTTTTTTTTCATGGAAAAGGTTGAAGGATATCCTTACATTGAAGTCAAAGAAAGTCTCCAGGACGAAGTAAGAGTCTCCATTGAACGGGAACTGGGACGTTATCAGCGCCTGATCAACGGGATTAAGGGAGAGCGCTTTGGTCTTTTTGGACAGCCGCCGGATACCGCTGCAAGAACATGGCGCGAGACCTTCACCGCGATGATTCATAATGTGCTGGACGATGGCCAGAGACTGGGGGCTGTACTGCCAGCTTCTTATGACGAGATCAAGCAGGGCCTGGAGAAATTTTTACCGGCTCTCGAAGAGGTGACCGAACCGCGTCTGATTCATTGGGATCTGTGGAATGGGAATATTTTTGTCAAAGATGGTGTGATCGTTTCAATCATTGACTGGGAACGTGCGCTGTGGGGGGATGTGCTGATGGAGTACTACTTCCGGCACTTTGAGAATTCTCCGGCGTTTTTTGAGGGATACGGGGCCACGTTTGACAGTCCGAATGAGCGGCTTCGCATCAGGCTGTATGACTTGTATCTTGACCTGATTCTGGTTATCGAGTGCTACTCCCGGCAATATAAAGATGAGAATCATATCCGCTGGGCCTTCGAGAACCTGCAGGAGACTTTGAAGGAGTTTGTGGGCCACGATAATATAAAAGTATAA
- the fabF gene encoding beta-ketoacyl-ACP synthase II, which produces MERVVITGMGLTSPLGNTVNQFWSRLVAGESGISPITTFDTTHFKAKIAGAVQDFDSEGRFGRKEARRMDRFSQFALAAAEDAWAQSGLRLDKINRERLGVYVGSGVGGIQTLMEQNDVLRSRGPERISPTLIPMLISNMAAAVISIKLGALGPTLSPVTACSIGNTAIGEAFRLIRYGGADVVIAGGAEAAITEISLASFGNATALSTNNDNPHKASRPFDMNRDGFVIGEGSGIVILEALSHAVRRNAVIYGEVTGYGASSDAYHMVATHPEGIGAYQAMKLALNEAGVTPGEVDVISAHATSTLVGDRSETQAIKKLFGDQAYRIPVTANKSMTGHALGGAGGLEAIALVKSIQEGIIPPTINLEEPDEECDLDYVPNTARQADINLGISNSFGFGGHNAVIVLRKYTEG; this is translated from the coding sequence ATGGAACGCGTTGTGATTACCGGCATGGGCTTAACCTCGCCGCTCGGCAATACAGTAAATCAATTCTGGAGCCGCTTGGTTGCAGGTGAATCAGGGATCTCTCCCATTACCACATTCGATACCACACATTTCAAGGCAAAAATCGCCGGAGCTGTACAGGATTTCGATTCTGAGGGCCGGTTCGGCCGCAAGGAGGCCCGGCGGATGGACCGGTTCAGCCAATTCGCATTAGCTGCTGCAGAAGATGCGTGGGCCCAGTCCGGGCTCCGGTTGGACAAAATTAACCGCGAACGTCTGGGCGTGTATGTAGGCTCCGGGGTCGGAGGGATTCAGACCTTGATGGAGCAAAATGATGTGCTGCGCTCCCGCGGACCGGAAAGGATCAGCCCCACGCTGATCCCGATGCTCATCTCCAATATGGCCGCAGCGGTGATCAGCATCAAGCTGGGGGCGCTCGGCCCTACACTCTCTCCGGTGACTGCCTGCTCCATTGGCAATACGGCAATTGGCGAAGCGTTCCGGCTGATCCGCTACGGCGGTGCCGATGTGGTGATTGCCGGAGGGGCCGAAGCGGCCATTACCGAAATATCGCTGGCCAGCTTTGGAAATGCGACTGCACTGTCTACGAACAATGACAACCCGCACAAGGCAAGCCGCCCTTTTGATATGAACCGTGACGGATTTGTTATCGGGGAAGGCAGCGGCATAGTCATTCTGGAGGCATTATCCCATGCTGTGCGGCGGAATGCCGTAATTTACGGTGAGGTAACCGGCTATGGCGCCAGCTCGGATGCCTACCATATGGTAGCAACCCATCCGGAAGGTATCGGAGCCTATCAGGCGATGAAACTCGCATTGAATGAGGCTGGGGTGACGCCGGGGGAAGTGGATGTGATCAGCGCCCATGCCACGAGCACGCTTGTCGGTGACCGGTCCGAGACACAGGCGATCAAAAAACTGTTCGGAGACCAGGCCTACCGGATTCCCGTAACAGCCAATAAATCTATGACCGGACATGCCCTGGGTGGAGCAGGGGGCCTGGAAGCCATCGCCCTGGTTAAGAGTATTCAAGAAGGCATCATCCCTCCTACTATTAATCTGGAGGAGCCGGATGAAGAATGTGACCTGGATTATGTGCCGAACACCGCCCGCCAGGCGGACATTAACCTCGGGATCAGCAATTCCTTTGGCTTCGGCGGCCATAATGCTGTTATTGTGCTGCGGAAGTATACAGAAGGATAA
- a CDS encoding ABC transporter ATP-binding protein, with protein sequence MERLLEVKDLAISFRTRGGEVQAIRGVSFHVNKGETLAIVGESGSGKSVTSQAVMKLVPQPMGEYKRGQILFEGQDLIGKNEKQMQKIRGKEIGMIFQDPMTSLNPMMKVGKQITEVLFKHEKISKDAAYKRAIELLNLVGIPSPERRFQQYPHEFSGGMRQRVVIAMALAANPKLLIADEPTTALDVTIQAQILDLMKDIQKKIDTAIIFITHDLGVVARMADRVAVMYAGQIVEMGTAEEIFYDPRHPYTWGLLASMPSLESKGSLLTAIPGTPPDLIKPPKGDAFALRSTYAMQIDMEKEPPMYKVSDTHMVKSWLMHPLAPAVEPPEVVKKRHRVLSNAYAEPVLVNNPSEY encoded by the coding sequence ATGGAGCGCCTTTTAGAGGTAAAAGATCTGGCTATATCATTCAGAACACGCGGAGGCGAGGTTCAAGCGATCCGTGGTGTAAGCTTTCATGTCAATAAAGGGGAAACACTGGCGATCGTGGGCGAATCCGGTTCCGGTAAGAGCGTAACTTCGCAGGCTGTAATGAAGCTGGTTCCCCAGCCGATGGGTGAATACAAACGCGGACAGATTCTCTTCGAAGGGCAGGATCTGATCGGTAAAAATGAGAAGCAAATGCAGAAGATCCGCGGGAAAGAGATCGGGATGATTTTCCAGGACCCGATGACCTCGCTGAATCCGATGATGAAGGTCGGCAAGCAAATTACTGAAGTGCTGTTCAAGCATGAAAAAATCTCCAAAGATGCGGCATACAAACGGGCTATCGAGCTGCTTAATCTGGTGGGTATTCCTTCACCGGAGCGGCGCTTCCAGCAGTATCCGCATGAGTTCAGCGGCGGGATGCGCCAACGTGTAGTTATCGCTATGGCGCTGGCAGCGAATCCCAAGCTGCTGATTGCCGATGAGCCGACTACGGCGCTCGACGTGACTATTCAGGCGCAAATCCTGGATCTGATGAAGGATATTCAGAAGAAAATCGACACCGCGATTATCTTCATTACCCATGACCTTGGGGTTGTGGCCCGAATGGCAGACCGTGTAGCAGTTATGTATGCCGGCCAAATTGTTGAAATGGGGACAGCTGAAGAAATTTTCTATGATCCGAGACATCCGTATACCTGGGGGTTGCTGGCTTCTATGCCGAGTCTGGAGAGCAAAGGCTCTTTGCTGACTGCCATTCCGGGAACGCCGCCGGATCTGATCAAGCCGCCGAAGGGCGATGCTTTTGCACTCCGCAGCACGTATGCAATGCAAATCGACATGGAGAAAGAGCCTCCAATGTACAAGGTGTCGGATACGCATATGGTGAAATCCTGGCTGATGCACCCGCTGGCACCTGCAGTGGAACCGCCGGAAGTGGTCAAAAAGAGACATCGCGTACTGAGCAATGCATATGCTGAGCCGGTACTGGTTAACAATCCCAGCGAGTATTAA
- a CDS encoding sugar phosphate isomerase/epimerase family protein: MKLGVFMVLFGGRKLEDALDYVASKGLKAVEIGTGGNPGNSHCDPKLLLENETALKEFKHAVESRGLMISAMSCHGNPLHPQKELARKDHEDFVNSVKLAQKLGVPVVNTFSGCPGDHEDAKYPNWPVAPWPNDYQEILAWQWENKVIPYWTEWGAFAAQHDVKIGLELHGGFSVHTPATLLRLREAAGEVIGANLDPSHMWWQGIDPVQAIHILGRQGAIHHFHAKDTVIDPVNVNMYGLTDMQSYTNMLDRAWQFRSVGYGHDVKVWADIISALRLVGYDYVVSIEHEDGLMSVEEGFSKAVHNLRQVLIEEPLADMWWV; this comes from the coding sequence ATGAAACTTGGCGTATTTATGGTGCTTTTCGGCGGTCGCAAGCTGGAGGACGCGCTGGATTATGTAGCTTCCAAAGGACTAAAAGCAGTGGAGATCGGCACGGGGGGCAACCCCGGCAACAGCCATTGCGATCCTAAACTGCTGCTGGAGAATGAGACAGCACTGAAAGAGTTCAAGCACGCTGTGGAGTCACGCGGCCTGATGATCAGTGCCATGAGCTGCCACGGCAATCCGCTGCACCCGCAGAAAGAGCTTGCCCGCAAGGATCATGAGGATTTTGTAAACTCGGTAAAATTGGCGCAGAAGCTTGGTGTTCCGGTAGTTAACACATTCTCCGGCTGCCCGGGCGACCATGAAGATGCCAAATACCCGAACTGGCCGGTAGCTCCCTGGCCTAACGACTACCAGGAAATTCTGGCTTGGCAATGGGAGAATAAAGTGATTCCATATTGGACGGAGTGGGGCGCATTCGCAGCGCAGCATGATGTGAAAATTGGCCTTGAGCTGCATGGAGGCTTTTCGGTGCATACACCGGCTACTCTGCTCCGCCTTAGAGAGGCTGCGGGCGAAGTGATCGGTGCGAATCTGGACCCGAGCCATATGTGGTGGCAGGGGATTGATCCGGTTCAGGCGATTCATATCCTTGGACGCCAAGGCGCGATTCATCACTTCCATGCCAAGGATACCGTAATTGATCCGGTAAATGTGAATATGTACGGATTGACCGACATGCAGTCCTACACCAATATGCTGGACCGTGCGTGGCAGTTCCGTTCGGTGGGCTACGGACATGATGTGAAGGTATGGGCAGATATTATCAGCGCACTGCGGCTTGTCGGCTACGACTATGTGGTCAGCATTGAGCATGAGGACGGGCTGATGTCGGTCGAGGAAGGCTTCTCCAAGGCTGTGCATAATTTGCGCCAGGTGCTGATTGAAGAACCGCTCGCCGATATGTGGTGGGTCTAG
- a CDS encoding Gfo/Idh/MocA family protein, whose translation MSNKLKIAIIGCGGIANGKHMPSLSRQNNAEMVAFCDIIEERAQEAAKTYGTEDAAVYTDFREMLAAGGFDIVHVCTPNDSHSVISIAALEAGNHVMCEKPMAKTTAQAQEMLEAARRTGKKLSIAYQNRYRSDSEYLKGLCESGELGDIYYGKAIALRRRAVPTWGVFLDEEKQGGGPLIDIGTHALDLTLWLMDNYKPRMVVGSTFHKLGQKKNAANAFGPWDPEQFKVEDSAFGFITMENGATISLESSWALNVSEFREAQTLLAGTEGGADMKDGLRLNGERAGRLYETKVDLSSGGVAFYSGGAESESDREARLWLEAVSEDKEPVVKPEQALVVTQILEAIYESARTGRAVYFDGSSDK comes from the coding sequence ATGTCTAACAAACTCAAAATTGCTATTATCGGTTGCGGTGGTATCGCAAACGGCAAACATATGCCAAGCCTGTCCCGTCAGAACAATGCAGAAATGGTGGCTTTTTGCGACATCATAGAGGAACGGGCACAGGAGGCGGCGAAAACTTACGGTACGGAGGATGCAGCCGTATACACAGATTTCCGTGAGATGCTGGCCGCTGGCGGATTCGATATCGTTCATGTATGTACACCTAACGACAGCCATTCCGTAATTTCAATAGCTGCATTGGAGGCCGGCAATCATGTAATGTGCGAAAAGCCAATGGCCAAAACAACGGCACAGGCTCAGGAAATGCTCGAAGCAGCTCGCCGTACAGGCAAAAAGCTCTCGATTGCTTACCAGAACCGTTACCGCTCGGACAGTGAATATCTGAAGGGGCTCTGCGAGAGTGGCGAGCTCGGCGATATCTATTACGGTAAGGCGATTGCGCTGCGCCGCCGTGCTGTTCCGACGTGGGGGGTATTCCTGGATGAAGAGAAGCAGGGCGGAGGCCCGCTGATCGATATCGGGACACACGCGCTTGATCTTACGCTATGGCTGATGGATAATTATAAGCCGCGTATGGTAGTAGGCTCCACGTTCCACAAGCTGGGACAGAAGAAAAATGCAGCAAATGCCTTCGGTCCATGGGACCCGGAGCAATTCAAGGTGGAAGATTCTGCTTTTGGCTTCATTACTATGGAGAACGGGGCTACAATCTCCCTGGAATCCAGCTGGGCGCTGAATGTATCGGAGTTCCGTGAAGCCCAAACCCTCCTTGCCGGTACCGAGGGCGGTGCGGATATGAAGGACGGCTTGCGTTTGAACGGAGAACGTGCCGGCCGTCTGTACGAAACCAAAGTAGATCTGTCCTCCGGCGGCGTTGCCTTTTACAGCGGAGGTGCGGAGAGCGAATCCGATCGTGAAGCCCGCCTGTGGCTGGAAGCCGTAAGCGAAGACAAAGAACCGGTGGTTAAACCGGAACAGGCTTTGGTAGTTACACAAATTCTTGAAGCAATCTATGAATCCGCACGCACAGGCCGTGCGGTGTACTTCGACGGAAGCTCAGACAAATAA
- a CDS encoding exodeoxyribonuclease III produces MTKLVSWNVNGLRACVSKGFMNYFKEAAADIFCVQETKLQEGQILLDLGEAYEQYWNYAVKKGYSGTAVFTKIKPLSVRYGMEVDSEPEGRMITLEFADFYLVNVYTPNAKRDLTRLDYRMEWEDRFRSYLQELDKRKPVLVCGDLNVAHQEIDLKNAKANRGNSGFTDEERGRMTELLESGFIDSFRHLHPDQEGAYTWWSYMPKIRERNVGWRIDYFLASSRLAPQLKMAGIECNVMGSDHCPVVLQLEDIPQLSV; encoded by the coding sequence ATGACTAAGCTGGTGTCCTGGAATGTGAATGGGCTGAGAGCCTGCGTTAGCAAAGGCTTTATGAATTACTTCAAAGAGGCTGCGGCAGATATTTTTTGTGTGCAGGAGACTAAGCTTCAGGAGGGGCAGATTCTTCTGGATCTGGGAGAAGCGTATGAACAGTACTGGAATTATGCGGTGAAAAAAGGGTATTCGGGAACGGCTGTTTTCACAAAAATTAAGCCGCTCTCCGTAAGATACGGGATGGAAGTGGATTCGGAGCCTGAGGGGCGGATGATTACCCTGGAATTCGCCGATTTCTATCTGGTCAATGTCTATACTCCGAACGCGAAACGCGATTTGACGAGACTGGATTACAGAATGGAATGGGAGGACCGCTTCCGCAGCTACCTGCAGGAGCTGGATAAGCGCAAACCTGTGCTGGTCTGCGGAGATTTGAATGTGGCCCACCAGGAGATCGATCTGAAGAATGCCAAGGCCAACCGTGGCAATTCAGGCTTCACGGATGAAGAGCGGGGAAGGATGACCGAACTCCTGGAGTCAGGCTTCATTGATTCGTTCAGACATTTGCACCCCGATCAGGAAGGGGCTTATACCTGGTGGTCCTATATGCCGAAGATCAGGGAGCGGAACGTGGGCTGGCGCATTGACTACTTCCTGGCCTCATCGCGTCTCGCACCGCAGCTTAAGATGGCGGGAATCGAGTGCAATGTAATGGGCAGCGATCATTGTCCGGTGGTTTTGCAGCTTGAGGATATACCGCAATTATCTGTGTAA